Proteins found in one Magnolia sinica isolate HGM2019 chromosome 5, MsV1, whole genome shotgun sequence genomic segment:
- the LOC131245383 gene encoding EP1-like glycoprotein 2, whose protein sequence is MATLPSPFLFFFLLSLSLFAIDTQAQVPAAQQFKWVNQGPIGEYFTEFGAYYRDPPIAGFFRFPFRLTFYNTTPNAHVLAIRMGSHRGEAIMRWVWDANRNNPVHENATLTFGRNGNLVLAEADGRIVWQTNTANRGVTGFSLHPNGNLVLHDKNGRFLWQSFDHPTDTLLVGQSLRLDGTKKLVSRTSNVDGSDGPYSFAIGPNEAMMYMNHSGTLLPYGGWKRPHSPIEAVILAIEPDPIRETEEAYAFYLNLHILVNGSNLGEIELVRINYNSTYSFLRLGSDGNLRTFTYYNKVLYSPWMPTYAFFSGDYDSYPFYDFGYDRRCGLPKKCGSFGLCREGMCVACPQRQGMLGWSENCAPPKLSSCKVGSAVDYYKIDSVEHFLSRNEEGVGPMKVEECREKCSKDCKCAGFFYWKDTSKCWLVPVLGTLRKVEDSSHTAYIKFSK, encoded by the coding sequence ATGGCTACTCTaccctctccctttctcttcttcttcctcctttccctctctctcttcgcCATCGACACTCAAGCCCAGGTTCCTGCAGCACAACAATTCAAATGGGTAAACCAAGGTCCAATTGGTGAATACTTTACTGAATTCGGTGCCTACTATCGCGATCCTCCAATTGCTGGTTTCTTTCGCTTTCCTTTCCGCCTAACCTTCTACAACACCACGCCAAATGCTCATGTCTTAGCCATACGCATGGGGAGCCATAGGGGTGAAGCCATCATGCGCTGGGTCTGGGATGCCAACCGCAACAATCCTGTCCATGAGAATGCCACACTCACCTTTGGCCGCAACGGCAATCTCGTCCTTGCTGAAGCAGACGGCCGCATCGTCTGGCAAACGAACACTGCCAACAGAGGTGTTACTGGCTTTAGTCTCCACCCCAATGGAAATCTAGTCCTCCACGACAAGAATGGGAGGTTCTTGTGGCAGAGCTTCGACCACCCGACTGATACCCTCTTAGTAGGTCAGTCTCTCAGACTGGATGGTACCAAGAAGCTTGTTAGCCGCACATCCAATGTGGATGGATCCGACGGTCCATACAGCTTCGCTATAGGTCCCAATGAAGCCATGATGTACATGAATCATTCTGGTACCCTTCTTCCGTATGGAGGTTGGAAGCGCCCTCATTCGCCGATTGAAGCAGTCATCCTTGCCATTGAACCAGATCCCATACGTGAAACTGAAGAGGCATATGCATTTTATTTAAATTTGCATATCCTAGTTAATGGGAGCAACTTGGGTGAGATAGAATTGGTTAGAATCAATTACAATTCCACATATTCATTCCTACGGTTGGGATCAGACGGTAATCTAAGGACGTTCACTTACTACAACAAGGTATTATACAGTCCATGGATGCCAACGTATGCATTCTTCTCCGGCGACTATGATTCGTACCCATTCTATGATTTCGGTTACGATAGAAGGTGCGGACTGCCGAAGAAATGCGGTTCATTTGGATTGTGCCGAGAGGGGATGTGTGTTGCGTGCCCTCAGCGACAAGGCATGTTGGGTTGGAGTGAGAACTGCGCGCCTCCGAAGCTCTCATCATGCAAGGTTGGCTCAGCTGTCGATTACTACAAGATCGACAGTGTAGAACACTTCTTGAGTCGAAATGAAGAGGGAGTAGGGCCCATGAAGGTTGAAGAGTGTAGGGAGAAATGCAGCAAGGATTGCAAGTGTGCAGGGTTCTTCTATTGGAAGGATACTTCCAAGTGTTGGCTCGTTCCTGTTCTTGGTACGTTGAGGAaagtagaagattcatcccaCACTGCTTATATCAAGTTCTCTAAGTAA